In a genomic window of Pseudorasbora parva isolate DD20220531a chromosome 24, ASM2467924v1, whole genome shotgun sequence:
- the neurod6a gene encoding neurogenic differentiation factor 6-A, translating into MLTLPFEDPVIMDTQFGANFPRDCVGEMKVNKQEPFIKEETLSHAMEDEDSEKDEDERADGQDENGLPRRRGPRKKKMTKARVDRVKMRRMEANTRERNRMHGLNNALDSLRKVVPCYSKTQKLSKIETLRLAKNYIWALSEILSTGKRPDLLTFVQTLCKGLSQPTTNLVAGCLQLNARSFITDQINSEASFSGRSPYDSVYTTYHSPGVVTPSGPSADAVKPFRPFNYCSSYETFYESVSPECGSPQFDGPISPPINFNGIFSLKHEEPIEYGKSCHYGTRYCAVPPRSSIGQSARGSSDLHFPYDIHLRGQFYPVQDELNTFHN; encoded by the coding sequence ATGCTGACTCTTCCGTTTGAGGATCCTGTCATAATGGACACTCAATTCGGGGCGAACTTTCCACGGGACTGCGTGGGTGAAATGAAGGTCAATAAACAAGAGCCGTTTATAAAGGAGGAGACGCTCTCCCACGCAATGGAGGATGAGGATTCGGAGAAAGATGAGGACGAAAGGGCGGACGGACAGGACGAGAACGGTCTGCCTCGGAGGAGAGGGCCTCGGAAAAAGAAAATGACCAAAGCTAGGGTGGACCGGGTCAAGATGAGGCGCATGGAGGCCAACACCAGGGAGAGGAACCGAATGCATGGTCTGAACAACGCCCTGGACAGCCTGCGCAAGGTGGTGCCCTGCTACTCCAAAACCCAGAAACTGTCGAAAATCGAAACCCTGCGCCTGGCTAAGAACTACATCTGGGCGCTTTCTGAGATCCTGAGCACTGGGAAGAGGCCTGACCTCTTGACCTTCGTTCAGACCCTGTGCAAAGGGCTCTCACAGCCAACCACCAACTTAGTGGCCGGATGTCTGCAGCTGAACGCCAGGAGCTTCATCACGGATCAGATCAACAGCGAGGCGTCTTTCTCTGGTAGGTCACCGTATGATTCGGTGTACACGACCTACCACAGCCCGGGCGTGGTGACGCCCTCGGGACCCTCCGCGGATGCCGTCAAACCCTTCAGGCCGTTCAACTACTGCAGCTCCTATGAGACTTTCTACGAAAGCGTCTCGCCGGAATGCGGAAGCCCTCAGTTTGACGGTCCCATAAGCCCTCCTATTAACTTTAACGGGATCTTTTCCCTCAAGCACGAAGAGCCGATCGAATACGGCAAGAGCTGCCACTACGGCACGCGCTATTGCGCGGTCCCGCCGCGCTCCTCCATCGGCCAGAGCGCGAGAGGCTCGTCGGATCTTCATTTCCCATATGACATTCATCTCCGCGGCCAGTTTTACCCTGTGCAAGACGAATTAAACACTTTtcataattaa